Below is a genomic region from Gadus morhua chromosome 4, gadMor3.0, whole genome shotgun sequence.
gtgtgtgtgtgtgtgtgtgtgtgtgtgtgtgtgtgtgtgtgtgtctgtgtgtgtgtctgtgtgtatgtgtgtgtgtttgtgtgtgcgcttgcataCCTTTCTAATTACCTTCCTGTAATGGGTGtaccaagaagaagaagggaaaaAGCACAAAGAATCCAACCCAACCAGATGAATCATACAACAAAGAGAAATCAATGAAGAGAATATCTCGGCCTATTATAGAAACATAACCCATTATGAAAGATTACATTACATATTATATGATAACAacaatatattgtatttgtttagcaCCTTTTATTGTCAACAGACAATCTCAAAAGCAAAATAACTATGAAACAAAGCATCTCagaataatgtatataatgtatagaataatgtaataataatgtcATAAAGGGGAGCCCTTGTGGCATCATGATAACACAAAACTTTACAGTATATCTTTAAATGGATGCTTCTGAATAATGAATAACAATCGTGCTACAATGTTCAAACGCTTTTGTCTGatcttattaaaaataaaagtaatgagTAATGACCACACTTACAactgtgggcgtgtgcgtgtgtgtgtgtgtgtgtgtgtgtgtgtgtgtgtgtgtgtgtgtgtgtgtgtgtctgtgtgtgtgtctgtgtgtatgtgtgtgtgtttgtgtgtgcgcttgcataCCTTTCTAATTACCTTCCTGTAATGGGTGtaccaagaagaagaagggaaaaAGCACAAAGAATCCAACCCAACCAGATGAATCATACAACAAAGAGAAATCAATGAAGAGAATATCTCGGCCTATTATAGAAACATAACCCATTATGAAAGATTACATTACATATTATATGATAACAacaatatattgtatttgtttagcaCCTTTTATTGTCAACAGACAATCTCAAAAGCAAAATAACTATGAAACAAAGCATCTCagaataatgtatataatgtatagaataatgtaataataatgtcATAAAGGGGAGCCCTTGTGGCATCATGATAACACAAAACTTTACAGTATATCTTTAAATGGATGCTTCTGAATAATGAATAACAATCGTGCTACAATGTTCAAACGCTTTTGTCTGatcttattaaaaataaaagtaatgagTAATGACCACACTTACAactgtgggcgtgtgcgtgtgtgtgtgtgtgtgtgtgtgtgtgtgtgtgtgtgtgtgtgtgtgtgtgtgtgtgtgtgtgtgtgtgtgtgtgtgtgtgtgtgcctgtgtgtgtgtgtgtctgtgggtgtgttacAGTTCAAACTCCACCAAtagtagagggaggaggaaccaTAGAAGAGGAACACACAGGAGGGCTCTCTCCTCCCAGAGCTGCTAGGAGGCCAGGACTTGCAGGGGGAGCacacatgaataataatttacaTGACAAGGAGGTCAAAACAGTCCCACGAGGACTAAACACTACACGAATAGGAAACAAGTAGTGGCTCATGAAATATATAAACTGTCATCATTGACATCAGATTCATTCAAAAGGTTTTCTGcacaaaatacaacaaaataaagtgtGACTTTATGAATTGTGCATTCGTAGTATTTTTAAACCCCACTGCAGTATTGCTGTTTATGTGTACCACTGCTTTTTTACTTGCTTAATAACAGTCTCTAATATCtcttataatgtgtgtgtgtgtgtgtgtgtgtgtgtgtgagccattTTCTACTTCATGTGTTTCTTTCAATTATGTTCATTTCTCCGTTTGTTGATAACATGATATTTATGTTCCTGTTGGCTTTGCTGTAAGAAGGAGCTGCATCAGTAACTGAGTGTCTCAACAAGCTGGTTGAACCATAAAgtgtctctttgtttttctgAGCTTCTATACATCACAGCGCTCTGTACATTTGTCCATATTTTGTGATTATTCTTCATAGCTGACTGAGGACATTGATCATAAGAGGTTAGTCTGAGAAGAGTATAAACTGGGAGGGGAACTGGACCAACTGGTTGGTTCACAACATCATACTTTACTTGCTACTGAGGCAGAAGGTGTGGTGTAGGGCACTTTCTTACAGCAAGAAAAAGACTAAGGTACTGTAGCCAACTCTGATCCGTGATGCATCATAAGTATGTACTTCACTTATATATCTTATCAATAGGTGGATTGCTATTGATTGATTCCAGTTAACTttgttaaatatattttaatataattgaataaaatAGTGTAATTGCAACCTATTGGCGTTTTATGAAGTGGAAGGACGCATTTAACTAATGAATAATtaatcatgaataaataattagTTGTATTAGTAATTAGTAACTAATTCGTATTAGTTATTTTACTAATTAATGATTTGGCAGATCCTAAGTGACTGACAGTGAATACAGGTAGGGGGCAAGTTGctaaaggatgcctacaggttggACTGCGTATATtgtttcagctgggagtcagcTGTAATATTATGATTCATACGATTATAAGGAATTCACAGTGAAAGTATTATTACGGTAGTTTATGGTACTAGGATATGATGCACAGTTGCTATcatgattattatgattagaCAGGATTTCGGCCATCTTTGTCTGTGATGGTGTTTAAACATCATTTTGGATTGGCTCGTGTTTTCTGTGGGCCTGAATCATGAGGAAGTCAATATAGGTTATGCAGTTTGGAGGGACACTTCTGTTCTAGACAAGTGAGGCTATGTGTCATCCGGATACCGTTGTAGTTGACTGATACATACCATGTTTAAACCCATAATTGATAGAAATGTTATTTGAGATTGGATATAGTAACACAGTGTGGTAGAAAAGTCTGACAGCCCGAAACATTAACGTATATGGACCCATAATCCTCATGAAGCTGTCCTGTCTTGGGTTACATGTTGTACCTGCCTGTTCTGtttgaaacaaaaatatatatatatgtattacatACATTCTAATGAATTAAAAGCTTTCTTTAACTTTTGAATACATTCTAAAAACAAATGCGATCTTTTAACTTAATACAAATGTTTTCCAGGAATGGCCACTTCTAAGAGTCCCTGGTCTGATGACAACTTTTTATGTTCCATCTGTCTTGATGTTTTCAACAGCCCCGtctccacaccatgtggacacaacttctgcaaaACCTGTATTACACCATTCTGGGATGGACAAAaccagtacaaatgtcctgtttgcatcAAGATTTTCCccacaagacctgatttacaGGTCAATACCTTCATATCAGAGATGGTTAATCAGTTCAGAACCTCTCTACGAGtgaaagagcagccttgtgttgaaccaggagaagttccctgtgacgtctgtactgggacccagctgaaggctgtgaagtcctgcctagtgtgttttacctcttactgtcacacccacctggagccccatcagagagtcgcaggcCTAAAGATACATCCGTTAGTAAaccctatggaccgtctggaagacaggatgtgtacgAAACACCACaaacttctggagctcttctgccagactgaacaggtgtgtgtgtgtatgttgtgcaCAGTGAtggaccacaagtcccatcctgttgtacctctaaaggaggaatatgaagtgaagatggcccagctggAAAATATAGAGTCTGAAGTTCAGAGGATGATCCAGGAGGGACAACAAAAGATACAGAAGATCAAAGACAAAGTACAACTCGGCAAAGCAGAGGCAGACAGAGTGCTGGCAAAGggtgtgcaggtcctcactgttctgatgcgctgcattgaaaagtgctGGGAGGATCTCTACCAAACtgttaaagagaaactgaaatccacagagaaacacgcTGGaggcctcatcaaagagctggagcaggaaatagaagatctgaccaataaaagctcagaggtgaagcagctcttaGACACTGAAGACCATCTCCTCTGCCTCAAGACCTTCAGAATCCCGAAGAATCCTCCACCAACCAGGGACAGGAGGACAGTGGAGGTctgtcctccgtcatacgtaggaaccttgaggagatccctggatcacctggaggaaacactgaacatggagatggagaaggtgCCTCTCCTTAAatcagctctaaagaagtgtaagttaattttttgtttgattcatcacaacatACACTAACTATTTAGATGTAGGGGACCGTTACAAATCCAAcagggaatgaagatgatggttgACATTATGTATCCTACGGATATGAATAGTGTTAACGGTCACAATCACAATAAATGCTACGTGTATATTATCCAattggtattattatttttattcatattaaTCAATTACAAT
It encodes:
- the LOC115541721 gene encoding E3 ubiquitin/ISG15 ligase TRIM25-like: MATSKSPWSDDNFLCSICLDVFNSPVSTPCGHNFCKTCITPFWDGQNQYKCPVCIKIFPTRPDLQVNTFISEMVNQFRTSLRVKEQPCVEPGEVPCDVCTGTQLKAVKSCLVCFTSYCHTHLEPHQRVAGLKIHPLVNPMDRLEDRMCTKHHKLLELFCQTEQVCVCMLCTVMDHKSHPVVPLKEEYEVKMAQLENIESEVQRMIQEGQQKIQKIKDKVQLGKAEADRVLAKGVQVLTVLMRCIEKCWEDLYQTVKEKLKSTEKHAGGLIKELEQEIEDLTNKSSEVKQLLDTEDHLLCLKTFRIPKNPPPTRDRRTVEVCPPSYVGTLRRSLDHLEETLNMEMEKALSNPVLFSHSDACELTLDPNTAYRRLILSEDNRKVTWVREQSYPDHPERFDSCPQVLCREGLTGRCYWEVEREGCVYIAVTYGGITRRGRSDVSRLGGNNKSWSLYCDNDGYYAWYNGIKTDIPLPSAGSHRVGVYLDRPAGTLSFYRVSPDVGESSDTLKHIHTFQSTFTQEALLPGFGIGWPGSSVSLCRF